In Rhinolophus ferrumequinum isolate MPI-CBG mRhiFer1 chromosome 16, mRhiFer1_v1.p, whole genome shotgun sequence, the sequence GTCAGAAAGCGGAGTGACGCCTGGCTCCATGACTTTGGCGGAAGGCAAAGAGGGCCCTCGGTGTGAATccggagaaagggagagaagtgaAGCCCCAGCTCCACTCCTCACCCCCTTCCTGCCTATAAATAACCCCAAGTGTCACTTCAAAGGGGACAGGGAGCGCGGGAGAGGGGCTCCTGGGCCGGTCGGGTTAGGCAGTGGGCCCTGCACACCACGCCCCTCACCCCGGGCGAGTTtgcataaataaacaaatctaagCCGTCGGCCCcgctggaggtggaggaggagaggagaggaggagggagggggcgggagagATTAGTTTGGGAAGTAGCACGGATTGCTCATCCGATCCGTGCCGCCGCAGCTAGTGTGTCAAGTTACAGAGGCGCCGGAATCGGCCCCAGCGCTCCTCAGCGGTGGCCACGACCCACCTTTGCCCATGGGGCCCTCCATGTGCGCCCCTTCGCCCTGGGACTGAAACTGGCTCGCCCGGGAGACGCTTGACACCAAGAGGCACCGGCAGCGCAGAACCAACTCGAGGTCTCTGCAGATACTTGAAGGGAAAGACGGGGCGGAGAGAAGGAGAGCCGGCCAGATTCTCCTAACTTTCCCGGACTTGGAACGTTCTTCGAAGTAACTTTGTCTCACCTGGGCGTACCCCGATTGCGGCTGGTTGTGTTTTCTCGGCTTTCCCCGCTCCTGCTGCTGATTTTTCCATCCTCTTTGCCGGGAGCAAAGGAAAGGGACATTTTCCAGCGACACAACCCCTTTCACCCTGCCCCGCAGCTTGGCTCGCGCCTTTGGGCAGCGGCTCTCGcctttatttattctatttatttatttattggttctCAAGACGCGAGGGGATGGTAACAGAGCGCGCCCGCAAAGCGGCAGCCGCCGGTGCCCGCGGCCCTGGCGAGCTGGGCACACCCGGGACGGTGGCGCTGGCTGTGGCGCCGCCGGAGCGCTGCGCGCGGCTGCCGAGCCCGGGGTCCTGCGGGTTGCTGGCCCTGGCCCTCTGCTCGCTGACGCTCAGCCTGCTCGCCCACTTTCGGACTGCGGACCTGCAGGCCCGGGTGCTGCGCCTGGAAGCGGAGCGTGGGGAACAGCAAATGGAGCCGGCTATTTTGGGACGAGTCAACCAACTGCTGGACGAGGTCTGTGCTCTTTGTTGCTGGCTTTTATCCCTCCCCGCGGCGCCCCCTCGCGCAGCCTCCAAACTCTCCACCAGCCTGTGCCCGCGGGAGCTTGCTAGCGCGCCCCGGGACTCGCGCGAGTTGTCAGCGGGAGGTGTTGGGATCGGGGACGGATGCTGCCCTGGCAGGAACCCAGAGGACCCGAGCGGCTTGCGCGGGACCCCTCAGCTCCCGCCGGCGGCAGGCACTCACCGCGTCCCGCGCTGCGAGAGCTCTGGGCGCGCGGGGCAGGTGGAGGAAGGCATGGCTCTTGGAGGCGCGCGGAGACAGCCAAGCTCCAGGTCCCCCTCCCTGCGCCCCCGCCGAGGTGGTGTGAGTCGCCCAGCGCCCACGCAGCTGGACATGTGCCCTGCGGCCCGGGCCGAGGCTGGCTGAGCCCCCGCGGCCCTCCCCATCTATCCCTGGAGGATCAGTAGTGCCTGACTTTCATTGCCAACGTTCctttggggagagaaagggagggagggaagaggccaGAGGGGCAGTACTTTCAGCAGGTGGTGTCCTGGTCCCTGCCCATTGCCTCAGACCTCTGCGGCCCAGGTGTGCATACTCTGTTCTTCCTAAACCGGGTTTCTTATTCCCTGACCCCCTGGAAGAGTCCCCCAAccttttgtgtctgtgtgtttttctgggaAAAGGACTTTGAGCTTTATCGCGTTCCCAAAATGTTCTTGGACAGAAGTAGTGCCTCTTAGCCACCGCAATCTTGTGTGTACAAAAAAAGACCCATCCTCCCCAGGAAGGAGGGACGTGCAGTCTCATTGGTGCCACCAAAGAAAAGGCTGGGAAGTGAGAGCATGAGGCCTGGTGACTTATGGGAATCTGGACAGCACCGGGGATCCAGGGCCCAGATGAAGGAGAAGACCCCACAGGTGAAGGCTGCAGCAATCTGGGAAGAAGCAGGCCATGGAAGTTTTCCATGGGAAAAACTGGGAGAGGGCCTCTTAGTTAGAGGTGGTGTGGAGCAGTGAAGAGCAGGGTAATAGAGTCCGGCTGGCCTGGGTTTTATTCCCACTCTGCTACTTAGAAGCTGTGTAACCTGGGGCAAATACCCTGACCCCTCTGAGCTCGCAAAGTCGTGGTGATGATGGCAAGCATTAGAGCCCAGCTGTAACTGTCGTGGTATTATAGCCATTCTGGAATAACGCACCAGTTCCCTACAGCCAGGCCCTTCTGAGGTGCCCCTACCAGGCAAAAGCTGGTACCTGCCAAAGTGGTTCTCCAGGTTAGTCAAGGAGAGGGAGGTCACAGAGCCAGAGCAGAGGGTGGTCACAGGGCAAGTTTACGGCGTTAGCAGTGCGCCCATACCTTTTGCCATCAGCTCATTCCCATGCTCGGCCAGG encodes:
- the LOC117035864 gene encoding collagen alpha-1(XIII) chain-like, which translates into the protein MVTERARKAAAAGARGPGELGTPGTVALAVAPPERCARLPSPGSCGLLALALCSLTLSLLAHFRTADLQARVLRLEAERGEQQMEPAILGRVNQLLDEKWKLHSRRRREAPKTSPGCHCPPASPTWQNDAITTQVLHWGYNWASPGCRLFPHIPSITEPH